From the Micromonospora sediminicola genome, one window contains:
- a CDS encoding hemolysin family protein: protein MAVDPVAVMVTLAAVGAPADLPDLQLLVFAAGLVVLAGLIAMTEAALAAVSPARAAESARDGARGARALQAVAGDVVRHLNLLLLLRLLAELTATTLVALVAVDTFGAGWRAALVTAGAMTVVSFVVVGVAPRTLGRQHAYAVGRAVAPLVRWLGRALNPLASLLILIGNAVTPGKGFREGPFATQVELRELVDLAEQRGVVEHGERQMIHSVFALGDTIAREVMVPRTEMVWIEESKTLAQALALFLRSGFSRIPVIGENVDDVLGVLYLKDLIRRIQGDRGAREMPVAELMRPATFVPESKPVDDLLSEMQAARNHLVIVVDEYGGTGGLVTIEDILEEIVGEITDEYDVERPPVEHLADGAVRVTARLPVENLGELFDTELPTDEVETVGGLLAQALGRVPIPGAEAEVSGLRLIAEGTTGRRNRIDTVLVSRAEPGAASEGAGRGEQSESRGNNNRSEERQPADA from the coding sequence CTGGCGGTCGACCCGGTCGCGGTGATGGTCACCCTGGCGGCGGTCGGCGCTCCGGCCGACCTGCCCGATCTTCAACTCCTGGTCTTCGCGGCCGGGCTGGTGGTGCTCGCCGGCCTGATCGCGATGACCGAGGCGGCGCTGGCCGCGGTCTCCCCGGCGCGCGCCGCCGAGTCGGCCCGGGACGGCGCGCGCGGCGCGCGCGCCCTCCAGGCGGTCGCCGGTGACGTGGTACGTCACCTCAACCTCCTGCTCCTGCTGCGCCTGCTGGCCGAACTGACCGCGACCACGCTGGTCGCGCTGGTGGCGGTGGACACGTTCGGCGCCGGCTGGCGGGCCGCGCTGGTGACCGCCGGCGCGATGACCGTGGTGAGCTTCGTGGTGGTGGGGGTGGCGCCGCGCACGCTGGGCCGGCAGCACGCGTACGCGGTGGGCCGGGCGGTGGCGCCGCTGGTGCGCTGGCTGGGCCGGGCGTTGAACCCGCTGGCCTCGCTGCTGATCCTGATCGGCAACGCGGTCACCCCGGGCAAGGGCTTCCGGGAGGGGCCGTTCGCCACCCAGGTGGAGTTGCGTGAGCTGGTCGACCTGGCCGAGCAGCGCGGCGTGGTGGAGCACGGCGAACGCCAGATGATCCATTCGGTGTTCGCGCTCGGCGACACCATCGCCCGGGAGGTCATGGTCCCGCGCACCGAGATGGTGTGGATAGAGGAGAGCAAGACGCTGGCGCAGGCGCTGGCGCTCTTCCTGCGCTCCGGTTTCTCCCGCATCCCGGTGATCGGGGAGAACGTCGACGACGTGCTCGGCGTGCTCTACCTGAAGGACCTGATCCGGCGTATCCAGGGCGACCGGGGCGCGCGGGAGATGCCGGTGGCCGAGCTGATGCGCCCGGCGACGTTCGTGCCGGAGTCCAAGCCGGTGGACGACCTGCTCTCCGAGATGCAGGCGGCCCGCAACCACCTGGTGATCGTCGTCGACGAGTACGGCGGCACCGGCGGGCTGGTCACCATCGAGGACATCCTGGAGGAGATCGTCGGCGAGATCACCGACGAGTACGATGTCGAGCGCCCGCCGGTCGAGCACCTGGCGGACGGGGCCGTGCGGGTGACCGCCCGGCTGCCGGTGGAGAATCTGGGCGAGCTGTTCGACACCGAGCTGCCCACCGACGAGGTGGAGACGGTCGGTGGCCTGCTCGCCCAGGCGCTCGGTCGGGTGCCCATCCCGGGCGCCGAGGCCGAGGTGTCCGGCCTGCGGCTGATCGCCGAGGGCACCACCGGCCGGCGCAACCGGATAGACACCGTGCTGGTGAGCCGGGCCGAGCCGGGCGCCGCGTCGGAGGGCGCGGGGCGCGGCGAGCAGTCCGAGTCCCGTGGCAACAACAACCGTTCCGAGGAGAGGCAACCCGCCGATGCCTGA
- a CDS encoding cytidine deaminase: MPESAAVPAALPTPADPAELSAEDGKLVVLARGARGRVGAVEGAAVRDQDGRTYAAASVALPSLTLTALQLAVASAVAAGASRLEAAVVVTEASTLDGAGHAAVRDLSADAPIHVAAPDGAVLGTVVE, encoded by the coding sequence ATGCCTGAGTCAGCCGCCGTGCCGGCCGCACTGCCCACCCCCGCCGATCCGGCCGAGCTGAGCGCCGAGGACGGCAAGCTCGTTGTCCTGGCCCGGGGCGCGCGGGGCCGGGTGGGGGCCGTGGAGGGCGCGGCGGTCCGCGACCAGGACGGCCGGACGTACGCGGCGGCCAGCGTGGCGCTGCCGTCGCTGACCCTGACCGCGCTCCAGTTGGCGGTGGCGTCGGCGGTGGCGGCCGGCGCGAGCCGGCTGGAGGCGGCGGTGGTGGTGACCGAGGCGTCGACGCTGGACGGGGCCGGGCACGCCGCGGTGCGTGACCTCTCCGCCGACGCGCCGATCCACGTGGCGGCGCCGGACGGTGCGGTCCTCGGCACGGTGGTCGAGTGA
- the era gene encoding GTPase Era produces MTTSQERPYRAGFACFVGRPNAGKSTLTNAIIGTKIAITSNKPQTTRHIIRAVLHRPESQLVLVDTPGLHRPRTLLGERLNDLVRETWSEVDVIGLCVPANEPVGRGDRFITGELASLKATVLAVVTKTDLVDKKRLAEQLLAVSELGEFAAVVPVSAVSGHQVDTLVDVMTGYLPESPQLYPDDMLTDDPEQVLVAELVREAALEGVRDELPHSIAVVVEEMIAEGNLTKIYADLYVERSSQKAIVIGHRGSRLKHVGTTARRQIEELLGTRVYLDLHVRVAKDWQRDPKQLRKLGF; encoded by the coding sequence GTGACCACGTCCCAGGAGCGTCCCTACCGGGCCGGTTTCGCCTGTTTCGTCGGTCGGCCGAACGCCGGCAAGTCGACGTTGACCAACGCGATCATCGGCACCAAGATCGCGATCACCTCGAACAAGCCGCAGACCACCCGGCACATCATCCGGGCCGTGCTGCACCGGCCGGAGTCCCAGCTCGTGCTGGTCGACACGCCCGGCCTGCACCGTCCCCGCACGCTGCTCGGCGAGCGCCTCAACGACCTGGTCCGGGAGACCTGGAGCGAGGTCGACGTGATCGGGCTCTGCGTCCCGGCGAACGAGCCGGTCGGTCGGGGTGACCGGTTCATCACCGGCGAGCTGGCCAGCCTGAAGGCCACGGTGCTGGCCGTGGTGACCAAGACCGACCTGGTCGACAAGAAGCGGCTGGCGGAGCAGTTGCTGGCGGTCAGCGAGCTGGGCGAGTTCGCCGCCGTGGTGCCGGTGAGCGCGGTCTCCGGGCACCAGGTGGACACGCTGGTGGACGTGATGACCGGCTACCTGCCGGAGTCGCCGCAGCTCTACCCGGACGACATGCTCACCGACGACCCGGAGCAGGTGCTGGTCGCCGAGCTGGTCCGGGAGGCGGCGCTGGAGGGGGTCCGGGACGAGCTGCCGCACTCCATCGCCGTGGTGGTCGAGGAGATGATCGCCGAGGGCAACCTCACGAAGATCTACGCCGACCTCTACGTGGAGCGGTCGAGCCAGAAGGCCATCGTCATCGGGCACCGGGGCAGTCGACTCAAGCACGTCGGCACCACCGCCCGACGGCAGATCGAGGAGCTGCTCGGCACCCGGGTCTACCTGGACCTGCACGTCCGGGTGGCGAAGGACTGGCAGCGCGACCCGAAGCAGTTGCGCAAGCTCGGCTTCTGA
- a CDS encoding acyltransferase family protein has product MRNRYLDLLRFLAIVRVVTYHVTGYATLTLVFPAMAVMFALAGSLMAASLDRTGVPAVGRRLRRLLPSLWVLAAVFVPAMLLTGLPLTPKVLLWLFPISDPPANYWGGLALSPIWYLRDYLWFVLASPLVLWLFRRAPLPTLAAPYALLAAIEFGVLANPPTVLREFGLYFGAWLLGFAHHDGLLRRMRNRVLLPVAGGLGAAGLAWIATHPGPRGYDINDIHLGNALWSAAFILVAIGRAPTGADWVDRVPALGRAVTVVNRRALTVYLWHMPFVVALTPLVGLVGWSPRDPVGLWLRVGLVFVLVGVVTLLVGWVEDLAARRTPELVPGGTRRTVADRAAAAPASPASPAPAGAAGGLVGAGVRVPTPRDGERVAEGARWLSAR; this is encoded by the coding sequence ATGCGAAACCGCTACCTCGACCTGCTCCGTTTCCTGGCCATCGTGCGTGTCGTCACCTACCACGTCACCGGCTACGCCACGCTCACGCTGGTGTTCCCGGCGATGGCGGTGATGTTCGCGCTGGCCGGGTCGCTGATGGCCGCCTCGCTGGACCGCACCGGGGTGCCCGCCGTCGGGCGCCGCCTGCGCCGTCTGCTGCCCTCGCTCTGGGTGCTCGCCGCGGTCTTCGTGCCGGCCATGCTGCTCACCGGGTTGCCGCTCACGCCGAAGGTGCTCCTCTGGCTCTTCCCGATCAGCGACCCGCCGGCCAACTACTGGGGCGGGCTGGCGCTGAGCCCGATCTGGTACCTGCGGGACTACCTGTGGTTCGTGCTCGCCTCGCCGCTGGTGCTGTGGCTGTTCCGCCGGGCGCCGCTGCCCACGCTGGCCGCCCCGTACGCGCTGCTGGCGGCGATCGAGTTCGGCGTGCTGGCGAACCCGCCGACCGTGCTGCGCGAGTTCGGCCTCTACTTCGGCGCGTGGCTGCTCGGCTTCGCCCACCACGACGGCCTGCTGCGGCGCATGCGCAACCGGGTGCTGCTGCCGGTCGCCGGGGGCCTCGGCGCCGCCGGCCTGGCCTGGATCGCCACCCACCCGGGCCCGCGCGGCTACGACATCAACGACATCCACCTCGGCAACGCGCTCTGGTCGGCCGCGTTCATCCTGGTGGCGATCGGCCGCGCGCCCACCGGCGCCGACTGGGTCGACCGGGTTCCGGCGCTCGGCCGCGCGGTGACGGTGGTCAACCGGCGGGCGCTGACCGTCTACCTCTGGCACATGCCGTTCGTGGTGGCGCTCACCCCGCTGGTCGGGCTGGTCGGCTGGTCGCCGCGTGACCCGGTCGGCCTGTGGCTGCGGGTGGGACTGGTGTTCGTGCTGGTCGGCGTGGTGACGCTGCTGGTCGGGTGGGTCGAGGACCTGGCCGCCCGGCGTACCCCGGAACTGGTTCCCGGCGGGACCCGGCGGACCGTGGCCGACCGGGCGGCGGCCGCCCCGGCCAGCCCGGCCAGCCCGGCCCCCGCGGGCGCGGCGGGCGGACTGGTCGGCGCCGGGGTCCGGGTGCCGACGCCCCGCGACGGCGAGCGCGTCGCGGAGGGCGCCCGCTGGCTCAGCGCGCGGTGA
- a CDS encoding DUF4097 family beta strand repeat-containing protein encodes MASLRTAFRPRTALRSPRGVVAATAATTLIVLAGCDTLSFRRLDYDQTERTKIARITVDDGGSGDVMVRANGPADQVRIKRVVRYQGGEPNSRYEIRGDELVLPTDCGQRCSISWEVTAPPGVAVRGGTGSGNVDLSGVGAVEFTLSSGDLTVSGATGEVRAATSSGNIRLVEATHPVRLRARSGDIEARRLTSAIDAEATSGNLTVELDQPAPARLHATSGDVDLVVPDGRYRVRADAKSGDTEVTVTNDPGASVLLDVSATSGNVTVTAR; translated from the coding sequence ATGGCTTCGCTCCGAACGGCGTTCCGGCCGCGCACCGCTCTCCGATCGCCGCGTGGGGTGGTGGCCGCGACCGCGGCCACCACGCTGATCGTCCTCGCCGGGTGTGACACCCTGTCGTTCCGCCGGCTCGACTACGACCAGACCGAGCGGACGAAGATCGCCCGGATCACCGTCGACGACGGCGGGTCGGGGGACGTGATGGTCCGCGCCAACGGCCCGGCCGACCAGGTACGGATCAAGCGGGTGGTCCGCTACCAGGGCGGCGAGCCGAACAGCCGGTACGAGATCAGGGGCGACGAGCTGGTGCTGCCCACCGACTGCGGCCAGCGGTGCAGCATCTCCTGGGAGGTGACGGCGCCACCCGGCGTCGCGGTGCGCGGCGGCACCGGCTCCGGCAACGTCGACCTCAGCGGGGTCGGCGCGGTCGAGTTCACGCTCAGCTCCGGGGACCTGACCGTCAGCGGGGCGACCGGTGAGGTCCGCGCCGCGACCAGCTCAGGCAACATCCGGCTGGTGGAGGCGACCCACCCGGTGCGGCTGCGGGCGCGCTCGGGCGACATCGAGGCCCGCCGGCTGACCTCCGCGATCGACGCGGAGGCCACCTCGGGCAACCTCACCGTCGAGCTGGACCAGCCCGCGCCGGCCCGGCTGCACGCCACCAGCGGGGACGTCGACCTGGTCGTGCCGGACGGCCGCTACCGGGTGCGGGCGGACGCGAAGTCCGGTGACACGGAGGTCACCGTGACCAACGATCCGGGCGCGTCGGTGCTGCTCGACGTCTCCGCCACCAGCGGCAACGTCACCGTCACCGCGCGCTGA
- the recO gene encoding DNA repair protein RecO, translating into MAGYRRQLYRDDAVVLRVQKLGESDRIITLFTRRHGRLRAVARGVRRTSSRFGARLEPFGHVDLQLAGDPKGNQGSSLHTVSQVEAIELYGKRFLGDYPRYTAASAIAETAERLTPVEREPSLRLFQLTLGAMKSLARGDHATTLVLDAYLLRGMAFAGWAPALSACAVCGEPGRHRAFSVPAGGAVCPDCRPPGAAHPAPATLALMSALTTGDWAYADAADNGVRRECSGLVAAHLQWHLERALRSLPLVDRGGPATGAVPQADGAGPGVVPPRAGSGPAAAGVNREMTE; encoded by the coding sequence ATGGCCGGATACCGCCGACAGCTCTACCGCGACGACGCGGTGGTGCTGCGCGTGCAGAAGCTGGGCGAGTCCGACCGGATCATCACGCTGTTCACCCGCCGGCACGGCCGGTTGCGCGCGGTGGCCCGCGGCGTCCGGCGCACCTCCAGCCGGTTCGGCGCCCGGCTGGAGCCGTTCGGGCACGTCGACCTCCAGCTCGCCGGTGACCCCAAGGGCAACCAGGGCAGCTCGCTGCACACCGTCAGCCAGGTCGAGGCGATCGAGCTGTACGGCAAGCGGTTCCTCGGCGACTACCCCCGCTACACGGCGGCCAGCGCGATCGCCGAGACCGCCGAGCGGCTGACCCCGGTCGAGCGGGAACCCTCGCTGCGGCTGTTCCAGCTCACCCTCGGCGCGATGAAGTCCCTCGCCCGCGGCGACCACGCCACCACGCTGGTGCTCGACGCCTACCTGCTGCGGGGCATGGCGTTCGCCGGCTGGGCGCCCGCGCTGAGCGCGTGCGCGGTCTGCGGCGAGCCGGGCCGGCACCGCGCGTTCTCGGTGCCGGCCGGCGGCGCGGTCTGCCCGGACTGCCGACCCCCCGGCGCCGCCCACCCCGCGCCGGCCACGCTGGCGCTGATGTCCGCGCTGACCACCGGCGACTGGGCGTACGCCGACGCCGCCGACAACGGCGTCCGCCGGGAGTGCAGCGGGCTGGTCGCGGCGCACCTCCAGTGGCATCTGGAACGCGCGCTACGCTCGCTGCCGCTGGTCGACCGGGGTGGCCCGGCGACCGGCGCGGTCCCGCAGGCGGACGGGGCGGGACCGGGTGTGGTCCCGCCGCGCGCCGGCTCCGGGCCCGCAGCCGCCGGTGTGAACAGGGAGATGACCGAGTGA
- a CDS encoding isoprenyl transferase, with protein sequence MIRSTRARRREPVPPTPHPSGARPPALPAGALPRHIAIVMDGNGRWAKERGLPRTKGHEQGEHSLFDTIEGAIELGIPYLSAYAFSTENWRRSPDEVRFLMGFNRDVIRRRRDQLVDLGVRVVWSGRAGRLWKSVISELQTAEEMSRDNSTLTLQFCVNYGGQAEIADAAAAIARDVAAGKLHPDKVTEKTVARYLYHPEVPEVDLFLRPSGEQRISNFLLWQTAYAELVYLDTLWPDFDRRHLWYACELYAQRDRRFGGALPNPVAPGV encoded by the coding sequence GTGATCCGATCGACGAGGGCGCGCCGCCGCGAGCCGGTGCCGCCGACCCCGCACCCGTCCGGCGCGCGCCCGCCGGCGTTGCCCGCGGGCGCGCTGCCCCGGCACATCGCCATCGTGATGGACGGCAACGGCCGCTGGGCCAAGGAGCGCGGGCTGCCCCGCACCAAGGGGCACGAGCAGGGCGAGCACAGCCTCTTCGACACCATCGAGGGCGCGATCGAGCTGGGCATCCCCTACCTGTCGGCGTACGCGTTCTCGACCGAGAACTGGCGGCGCTCGCCGGACGAGGTCCGCTTCCTGATGGGCTTCAACCGCGACGTCATCCGCCGCCGCCGCGACCAGCTCGTCGACCTGGGCGTGCGGGTGGTCTGGTCGGGGCGGGCCGGGCGGCTCTGGAAGAGCGTGATCTCCGAGCTGCAGACCGCCGAGGAGATGTCCCGCGACAACTCGACGCTGACGCTGCAGTTCTGCGTCAACTACGGCGGCCAGGCGGAGATCGCCGACGCCGCCGCCGCGATCGCCCGTGACGTGGCCGCCGGCAAGCTGCACCCGGACAAGGTCACCGAGAAGACGGTGGCCCGCTACCTCTACCACCCCGAGGTGCCCGAGGTCGACCTGTTCCTGCGTCCCTCCGGCGAGCAGCGCATCTCCAACTTCCTGCTCTGGCAGACCGCCTACGCCGAACTGGTCTACCTGGACACGCTCTGGCCCGACTTCGACCGCCGTCACCTCTGGTACGCCTGCGAGCTGTACGCCCAGCGGGACCGCCGCTTCGGCGGGGCGCTGCCCAACCCGGTGGCCCCGGGAGTCTGA
- a CDS encoding thioredoxin reductase, translated as MRDLRYEMTAALAGADLVEPSRREAVAELCAGVAERWCADVGHTPAVRSGEIGELAAGEPAADWAPESGSAPAHRRPSPERAW; from the coding sequence ATGCGCGATCTCCGGTACGAGATGACGGCCGCCCTGGCCGGCGCCGACCTGGTGGAGCCGAGCCGCCGCGAGGCGGTCGCCGAGCTGTGCGCCGGGGTGGCCGAGCGCTGGTGCGCCGACGTCGGGCACACCCCGGCGGTCCGCTCCGGCGAGATCGGTGAGCTGGCCGCCGGTGAGCCGGCCGCCGACTGGGCCCCCGAATCCGGGTCGGCTCCGGCCCACCGCCGTCCGTCGCCCGAGCGGGCGTGGTGA
- the gndA gene encoding NADP-dependent phosphogluconate dehydrogenase → MAQQATARIGVTGLAVMGRNLARNLARNGFAVAVHNRSPERTRSLVAEHGDEGTFVPSESLADFVGSLERPRAVIVMVKAGAPTDAVIDELVPLLEEGDIVVDCGNAHFADTRRREETLRAHGLHFVGTGVSGGEEGALRGPSIMPGGSAESYRKLGPIFEKIAAQAEGTPCCRHIGPDGAGHFVKMVHNGIEYADMQLIAEAYDLLRAGLSASPAEIAEIFREWNGGELESFLIEITADVLGHTDAATGRAFVDVVLDQAEQKGTGRWTVQSALDLGIPITGIAEATFARSLSGHADQRAAARRVFADAGDKWQVDDRDAFVEDVRRALLASKIVAYAQGFDHIRAGSREYDWDIDLGGTATIWRGGCIIRARFLDRIREAYDAEPDLSTLLVAPWFADRVSAGVPAWRRVVADAARAGVPAPAFASSLAYFDALRAERLPAALIQGLRDNFGAHTYHRVDRDGSFHTRWAGDRSEVEA, encoded by the coding sequence ATGGCACAACAGGCGACGGCGCGGATCGGGGTCACCGGTCTGGCGGTGATGGGTCGCAACCTGGCCCGGAACCTGGCCCGCAACGGTTTCGCCGTGGCGGTGCACAACCGCTCGCCGGAACGCACCCGCAGCCTGGTCGCCGAGCACGGCGACGAGGGCACCTTCGTGCCGTCCGAGTCGCTGGCCGACTTCGTCGGCTCGCTGGAGCGGCCGCGTGCGGTGATCGTGATGGTGAAGGCCGGCGCGCCGACCGACGCCGTGATCGACGAGCTGGTCCCGCTGCTGGAGGAGGGGGACATCGTCGTCGACTGCGGCAACGCGCACTTCGCCGACACCCGCCGTCGGGAGGAGACGCTGCGCGCGCACGGGCTGCACTTCGTCGGCACCGGCGTCTCCGGCGGCGAGGAGGGCGCGCTGCGCGGCCCGAGCATCATGCCCGGCGGCTCGGCGGAGTCCTACCGCAAGCTGGGCCCGATCTTCGAGAAGATCGCCGCGCAGGCCGAGGGGACGCCCTGCTGCCGGCACATCGGCCCGGACGGCGCCGGGCACTTCGTGAAGATGGTGCACAACGGCATCGAGTACGCCGACATGCAGCTCATCGCGGAGGCGTACGACCTGTTGCGGGCCGGCCTGTCGGCGAGCCCGGCGGAGATCGCGGAGATCTTCCGGGAGTGGAACGGCGGCGAGCTGGAGTCCTTCCTCATCGAGATCACCGCCGACGTGCTCGGCCACACCGACGCCGCCACCGGCCGGGCGTTCGTGGACGTGGTGCTCGACCAGGCCGAGCAGAAGGGCACCGGCCGCTGGACCGTGCAGAGCGCGCTGGACCTCGGCATCCCGATCACCGGCATCGCCGAGGCCACATTCGCCCGGTCGCTGTCCGGGCACGCCGACCAGCGTGCGGCCGCCCGCCGGGTGTTCGCCGACGCCGGCGACAAGTGGCAGGTCGACGACCGGGACGCGTTCGTCGAGGACGTCCGCCGGGCGCTGCTCGCCAGCAAGATCGTCGCGTACGCCCAGGGCTTCGACCACATCCGGGCCGGCAGCCGGGAGTACGACTGGGACATCGACCTGGGTGGCACGGCCACCATCTGGCGCGGCGGCTGCATCATCCGGGCCCGCTTCCTGGACCGGATCCGGGAGGCGTACGACGCCGAGCCGGACCTGTCGACGCTGCTGGTCGCCCCCTGGTTCGCCGACCGGGTCAGCGCCGGGGTCCCGGCCTGGCGGCGGGTGGTGGCCGACGCGGCCCGCGCGGGTGTGCCGGCCCCGGCCTTCGCGTCGTCGCTGGCCTACTTCGACGCGCTGCGCGCCGAGCGGCTGCCGGCCGCCCTGATCCAGGGGCTGCGGGACAACTTCGGCGCGCACACCTACCACCGGGTGGACCGGGACGGCTCGTTCCACACCCGCTGGGCGGGCGACCGATCCGAAGTGGAGGCCTGA
- a CDS encoding energy-coupling factor transporter transmembrane component T family protein: protein MIDLEPVAAPDAPLARRNPVAKVAAALVFTLVLVATLDPVAPAIAIAIELAVLPLFGVRYRVLARRAWPLLAGAVGILVTLVLFAADRSGPVLVDAGPVLVTQGVLVTALGLVLRMLAVALPGIVVFATTDPTELADALIQNAKAPARFAIGALAAFRMVPLLEQEWRMISMARRARGVDAGRNPLAKLRLFASTAFALLVGAIRRGTRLAVAMDARGFDAGTPRTVARRQHFTRADALLVVTAALLAGAALTTSILLGTFRPLIG, encoded by the coding sequence GTGATCGATCTCGAACCGGTCGCCGCGCCCGACGCCCCGCTGGCGCGGCGCAACCCGGTGGCGAAGGTAGCCGCCGCGCTGGTCTTCACGCTCGTGCTGGTGGCGACGCTGGATCCAGTCGCGCCGGCCATCGCCATCGCGATCGAGCTGGCGGTGCTGCCGCTGTTCGGCGTCCGTTACCGGGTGCTGGCCCGCCGGGCCTGGCCGCTGCTGGCCGGAGCCGTGGGCATCCTGGTCACGCTGGTGCTCTTCGCCGCCGACCGGTCCGGCCCGGTGCTGGTCGACGCCGGCCCGGTGCTGGTCACCCAGGGTGTGCTGGTCACGGCGCTCGGCCTGGTGCTGCGCATGCTCGCGGTGGCGCTGCCCGGGATCGTCGTCTTCGCCACCACCGATCCGACCGAGCTGGCCGACGCGCTGATCCAGAACGCCAAGGCACCGGCCCGGTTCGCCATCGGCGCGCTGGCCGCGTTCCGGATGGTGCCGCTGCTGGAACAGGAGTGGCGGATGATCAGCATGGCCCGCCGGGCCCGGGGCGTGGACGCCGGCCGGAACCCGCTGGCGAAGCTGCGGCTGTTCGCGTCGACCGCGTTCGCGCTGCTGGTCGGCGCGATCCGGCGGGGTACCCGGCTGGCGGTGGCGATGGACGCACGGGGCTTCGACGCCGGGACGCCGCGCACGGTGGCCCGGCGGCAGCACTTCACCCGGGCCGACGCCCTGCTGGTGGTCACCGCCGCGCTCCTGGCCGGCGCCGCCCTGACCACGAGCATCCTCCTCGGCACCTTCCGCCCTCTCATCGGCTGA